The following nucleotide sequence is from Holophagales bacterium.
GTTCGGCACAGCTTTCGGATGCCCGAGGAATCACTCCCCGCGAAGGCCTGGCGAAGGTTGACGAGCCGCCTGGAGGAGGGCCACAGCGTCGAGGTCGAGCTGCGGCCCGAGGCGACGGTCTGGGTGCGGGTCGCGGGACGCCTCAACGCCGCCGGGGCCGAGGAGCTGGCGGCGGGCCTCAGAGAAGGCCTTCGGAAGCGGAAGGAACGTCTCGTCCTCGACTTCGACCGCCTGACGCACATCGATCCGGCGACCCTCGACGACCTCGCCGAGCGGCTGCAGGCCTACAGGGACCGCATCCGCGTCGTCGTTCCCCCGGCCCGGGAGTTCGCGGCGATCGCCGCGGTCTTCGCGATCTACCGCTGACCGGTCGCCGCCCTCGCCACGTTGGTCGCGCCGAGAGGCGCGTCGGTGCGTCCCTTTCTCACGCAGAAACAGGACGTCTCCAGCTCGACGTCGGCCCGCGCCCACGCCGCCTCGAAGCGCTTCTCGACGGCCGCGGCATCGGCCGCCTTCTTCTTCATCTCGAGCGCTGTCGCGAGCCCCCGGAGGGCCCAGCCGTTCTCCGGGTACTTCACGAGGTCCTCGCGGTAGACGGCCTCGGCCTCCTCGGGCTTCTTCGCGTCGAGGAGCACCGCGCCGAGGGCGTGCCGTGACGGAACGGTCCACGCGGGCGGCTCGTCGTACTTCAGGGCGTCCTCGAGGCGGACGGCCTCGCCCAGCTTCGCGATGGCTCGCCCGTGATCCCCTTTCCGGTAGGCGATCTCGCCATCGAGGAAGGGCAGGGTCCCGGCGAGGACGTCGACGGCCGCATTGGAGCCCCAGTAGAACTCCTTCGGGACCTTCGGGAGTGCGGCGGCGAGGGCGGCGCGCTCCTTCTCGGCCGCGTCCACCTGCCCGAGGGCGGCGTGCGCCACTCCCCTGAGAAAGTGCCGGTGCGCGGTCGAGACGGGGAGCCCTGCGGGTGGCGCCTTCGCCTCGAGGATCTCCTTCCAGAGGCCGAACCGCTTCTGCGCCTCTCCGACGACGGTGAGGAAGGCGTCGGCGAAGGCCGCGTTCTCCGTCACGAATTCCGGGGCGAGTCCGGCGACGACGCTCTTCGCGGTCGCGAGCGCCACGTCGCGCCGACCTTCCATCATTGCGGTGTACGCGAGGAAGTGGGCGTTGTGCGCCATGTAGATCCGGTAGAAGCCGATCTCCGCGCTCCGGGCCTGGTACTTCCGGTCGGCGGCGATCGCCCGCTCGTTCGCCTCTGCAGCGGCTTTCCAGCGGCCCGTCCTGACGTCGATGTGCGACGGCATGTGAACGAGGTGGCTCGAATCCGGAACGAGGGCCCGGAGGCGGTCGGCTGCAGCGGTCGCCTGCTCCGGACGCGGCGAGGCTTCGAGCGCGTGAATGGTCAGGTGAAGCGCTCCGGGGTGGTCCGGAGCGAGCTTTCGCGCCGTCTCGAGGGCGGAGAGGACCTCTGCCGTTCCGGGCTGCGGCTTGCCGTCCTTCGTCCACTGGTCCCAGGGGCGCGTGTCCATCAGTGCCTCCGCGGTGAGCGTCGCCACGTCGGCGTCGGCGGGGAAGCGTTCCCGGACCTTCAGCATCGCCCGGGAGTACGCGGCGTCGAGGGGGGCACGGTCCGCCGGCGGGGGCCAGGCGTAGCGGGCGGCGAGCGCATCGATGAGGGCCTTCTCGACGTCGCTCGCGCCGGCGGCGAGGGATCGCGCCCGCCCGAGCGCATCCCAGGCCTTCTTCGACTGCCCTTCGCTCATCGTCGGATTGTTGATGTGCGGGCCGTTGACGAGGGCGATTCCCCACCAGGCCAGGGCGAGGGCGGGGTCTCGTCGGGCCGCTTCGGCGAAGGCCCGTTCGGATTCGTCGTGGTTGAAGGCGTACGCCCAGACGAGGCCCTGGTCGAAGGCGCGCTGGGCCGCAGGGATACGGGTCGAGACCGGGCGCGTCCAGGAGCCGAGGTCGAAGGGGCTCCACGAGGTGGACTCCGGGTGGTCCTCGGGAAGGGACCCACGCGACGCAGAGGACGCGGGCAGGAGGAGGACGATTACGGCGCAAGGCACGGCCAGAGACGCGGAGTGGACCTTCATCGACGACCTCCTACGTGGAGACGTTTTCTCAGAATCTGGTCCCGGCGTCCGCCGGCGTCAACCCTCCAGCCGGCCTTTCGACCTGAGAATCAGGCCCCGCGGGGCCAGTCCGCGTCGTCGACGGGGACTGGCGCCCACGGGCCTGAACAGGGGCTCGACCTCAGGCCGTTGCGAGGGCGAGCGTTCGCGCCACGGCGTTTCGGGCGGCAACGGCGATCGCGTCGGCCTGCGGGACGAACGCCTGCTCCAGGACCCAGCTCGCCGCGGCAGGCGCGTCGGGCCCGGCGAGGCGAACGATGGGCGCGCGGAGGGAGTCGAACGCCTTCTCCGCGACGGTGGCCGCGATCTCGGCGCCCACGCCACACGTTCGGCTCGCCTCGTGGACGACCACGAGCCGGCCCGTCTTCCTCACGGAGGCGAGGACCGCCTCTTCGTCCCACGGCCTGAGGGAGCGCAGGTCGAGGACTTCGGCGGAGATGCCCTCGGCGGCGAGCGTCTCGGCGGCTGCGGAGCAGCCGTGCACGGTCTTGGCGTAGGAGACCAGGGTCACATCGGTCCCGGCACGCCGGATCGCGGCCTTCCCGAGGGGCACGACGTGGTCGCCCTCGGGAACCTCGCCCGGGGTGTGGAGGAGCGCGACGTCGAGAAAGAAGAGGACCGGGTTGTCGTCACGGATCGACGCCTTCATCAGGCCCTTGAAGTCGGCGGCCGTGGACGGCATGACGACCTTGAGGCCGGGGCTGTGGACGAACCAGGCCTCGACGTTGTGGTTGTGCTGCGCGCCGACGCCCCAGCCGGCGCCGGTCATCGCCATGGCGACCATGGGGAAGGCGAACTGGCCTCCGGAGAGGAAGCGGAGCTTGCCGGCGCTGTTGACGATCTCCTCCATCGAGAACGTCAGGAACGGGGCGAAGAGAAGGTCGACGACCGGGCGCAGGCCCGTGGCGGCGGCTCCGGCGGCGGTGCCCGCGATGATCCCCTCGGCGAGCGGGGTGTTGCGGACGCGCGCGGCGCCGAACTCCGCGACGAGGTCGTGGCGCTTCGTGGCGATCCCTTCCCCGAAGGCGAGGACGGCGGTATCGCGGCGCATCTCTTCGGCGAGGGCTTCTCCGATGGCGTCGTAGGGCGTGATCGTTCTCATGGCGATGTCCTTCTCAGGCGTAGACGTCGGTCGTGAGCTGGTCGAGAGAGGGCCAGGGGGATTCCGCGGCGAAGGCGAAGGCGGTGTCCAGACGGTCGGCGACGCGCCGGTCGATCGCGGCCGCCTCGTCGGCGGTCAGCGCTCCGCTCTCGAGGAGGCGCGCGCGGAGCGTCGCGATCGGGTCGCGCGCTCGCCACGAGGCGAGCTCGTGCTCGTCGACGTAGCCCTGGTCGTCGGGCTCGAAGTGGCCG
It contains:
- a CDS encoding alpha-ketoacid dehydrogenase subunit beta yields the protein MRTITPYDAIGEALAEEMRRDTAVLAFGEGIATKRHDLVAEFGAARVRNTPLAEGIIAGTAAGAAATGLRPVVDLLFAPFLTFSMEEIVNSAGKLRFLSGGQFAFPMVAMAMTGAGWGVGAQHNHNVEAWFVHSPGLKVVMPSTAADFKGLMKASIRDDNPVLFFLDVALLHTPGEVPEGDHVVPLGKAAIRRAGTDVTLVSYAKTVHGCSAAAETLAAEGISAEVLDLRSLRPWDEEAVLASVRKTGRLVVVHEASRTCGVGAEIAATVAEKAFDSLRAPIVRLAGPDAPAAASWVLEQAFVPQADAIAVAARNAVARTLALATA